The Impatiens glandulifera chromosome 3, dImpGla2.1, whole genome shotgun sequence genome contains a region encoding:
- the LOC124930538 gene encoding aspartic proteinase CDR1-like, translating to MANISFYHATLVLYILLQLSATSPTNALRGFTTPFIHRDSPASPFYDPSLSQGDRTTGAIRRSISRLSRYKSALNLLNDDVKETEDVNTKIVSGSGEYLMEFYVGTPPFKQLAIADTGSDITWTQCLPCESCFKQNQPIFNSENSSTFRPLTCGSRLCQALEDSSACSGTSGTCKYQLGYGDSSSSLGVLAMETYTIGGTSIPKLVYGCSHDSQGTFRPDAAGIVGLGGGSLSLIGQLGKSIAGKFSYCLMSDNKVGVSSNISFGSNAIVSGSDVVTTPMVSKSPSTFYYLTLESISVGGDSNKRFPFKNVNQVEEGNIIIDSGTTLTLLPSDMYQSLEHSLKSAINAKPVEDPHGILNLCYNNEKGFTAPSITAHFAGGADLTLSTSSTFVLNGNLLCLAFRPDDQLAIFGNLSQMNFLIGYDLENRTVSFKPTDCSKQ from the coding sequence ATGGCTAACATTTCTTTTTACCATGCAACCCTAGTCTTATACATCTTGTTACAACTTTCGGCCACATCACCTACAAACGCATTACGGGGTTTTACCACCCCTTTCATTCATAGAGATTCACCCGCATCGCCATTTTACGACCCCTCCTTAAGTCAAGGCGATCGAACCACTGGAGCCATTCGTCGTTCTATCTCTCGCTTGTCTCGTTACAAGTCGGCCCTTAACCTCCTAAACGATGATGTCAAGGAAACCGAAGATGTGAACACCAAAATCGTTTCAGGTAGTGGTGAGTATCTCATGGAGTTTTACGTGGGCACCCCTCCCTTCAAGCAACTAGCAATCGCTGACACTGGAAGCGACATTACATGGACTCAGTGTCTTCCATGCGAAAGTTGCTTCAAGCAGAATCAACCAATTTTTAATTCGGAGAATTCATCAACTTTTCGTCCATTGACTTGCGGTTCAAGATTATGTCAAGCCCTAGAAGACTCGAGTGCATGCTCGGGTACAAGTGGAACATGTAAATACCAATTAGGGTATGGCGATAGTTCCTCAAGCCTTGGAGTCTTGGCTATGGAAACTTATACCATTGGGGGTACATCGATCCCAAAATTGGTTTATGGATGCTCACACGACAGCCAAGGCACCTTTCGGCCAGATGCTGCCGGAATTGTAGGGCTTGGAGGTGGATCCCTTTCGCTAATTGGCCAACTTGGAAAATCGATAGCCGGAAAATTCTCTTATTGTTTGATGTCCGATAATAAAGTTGGTGTGAGTAGCAATATTAGTTTTGGCTCAAACGCGATTGTATCCGGTTCGGACGTGGTCACCACTCCAATGGTCTCAAAGAGCCCGTCAACTTTCTATTACCTCACATTGGAATCGATTAGTGTTGGTGGAGACAGTAACAAGcgatttccatttaaaaatgtcaaCCAAGTTGAAGAAGGTAATATCATAATTGATTCGGGCACTACTCTAACTCTTTTACCATCCGACATGTACCAAAGTTTGGAACATTCATTGAAAAGTGCGATTAATGCAAAACCAGTTGAGGATCCACACGGAATTTTAAATCTTTGTTACAATAATGAAAAGGGTTTTACCGCTCCATCTATCACCGCCCATTTTGCTGGTGGTGCCGACTTGACATTGTCGACATCGAGTACTTTCGTTTTGAATGGAAATTTGTTGTGTTTGGCTTTCAGACCCGATGATCAACTGGCTATATTTGGAAACTTGTCACAAATGAATTTCTTGATCGGATATGATCTTGAGAATCGTACTGTCTCCTTCAAGCCTACGGATTGCTCTAAACAgtaa